Genomic window (Polaromonas sp. JS666):
GCCCAGGCCGAATTTCTTGGCCAGCGGCACGGCGACAACGGCAGCTGCCAGGTAGATGAAGCTGTTGGTAAGCCAGGCGGGGGCGTGTTCCATTAGCGGGTGGCTCCCACGTTCGTCGTTGTACCTGCGTCCTTGCTTTCCGGGTCCGCTTCGATGCTGGCCTCGTCCCTGGGCAAGCGGTCTTTCATGGGCACCGCGCAGGCGGGGTATTGCTCAAGCTCTTCGAGTTCGGGCCAGTCGGGGTAACTTTGCAGGCGCTGGCTGAAGGTGGCCAGGTGCTGGGCAACGACTTCCGTGCTGACCCGATGCGCAGCGTGCAGCACCATGGGCGGCAAGAACCGCATGCCGCACAGGATGGCGCTTTGCTCGTAGGGCGGCAGGAAAGCATCGAAAAAATAGCGGTTGTAGCCTTGCGGATGGTAGGAAGTCTCCGGCCCGCCGGTGGTCGCCACCAGCCATAAATCCTTGCCTTCCAGGGCGTGTCCGCCCTGGCCATAGGCCCAGCCATACGTCAACACATCGTCCAGCCAGAGCTTTTGCAGGGCGGGCATCGAGTACCACTGGATGGGGTGCAGCAGCACCACCAACCGGGCCTGCTCCAGCGCGGCCTGCTCCCGGGCGACGTCAATGGCGTAGTCGGGGTAGCTCGAATACAGGTCTTGCACCTGCACGCGCGGCAGCGTCTTCGCGGCCTCCATCAGGGGGCGATTCACGCGCGATTCACGCCACGCCGGATGAGCCGCGATGACGTAGATGTCGGTATTCGCAGCCTGACTGCTGGCGTTGTCCGCCCTGTGAGCGTTTGTGAGAACGGTGTCCATGCCGTTACCATAGCGGAAAAGCAAGCAGTGAACTTACGCTTGGGTAAGTTCTTCAGCACCAGAGGAGAGTTGTATGCCCGTGGTCGTGATTGCCAATCCAAAGGGGGGCGTCGGCAAGTCGACGTTGGCCACCAATATTGCCGGCTACCATGCGTCGCAGGGCCATGCGGTGATGCTCGGGGACGCCGACCGGCAACAGTCCTCGCGGCTGTGGCTGGGCTTGCGTCCGCCCGCTGCGCGCCCCGTCGCGACCTGGGACCTGAATGCTGACCTGATTGCCAGACCGCCGCGGGGAACCACCCATGTGGTGCTGGACACACCGGCCGGTCTGAACGGCTGGCGTTTCAACGACATCGTCAAGCTGGCCGACAAGGTCATCGTGCCGCTGCAGCCCAGCGTGTTTGATATTTTCGCCACGCGCGCCTTTCTGGATCAACTGGCCGAGCACCGCCATGCCGGCAAGATGCAGGTGGGCGTCATCGGCATGCGGGTGGACGCCCGCACGATTGCCGCCGACAAGCTGCGCGACTTTGTCGAAGGCCTGGGGCTGCCGGTGCTGGGTTATCTGCGGGACACGCAAAACTACATCCATCTGGCCGCCCGGGGACTGAGCCTGTTTGACGTGGCGCCCAGCCGGGTCGACAAGGACCTGGAGCAGTGGCAGGGCGTCTGCCGCTGGCTCGACGAGTAGGCGGGCAGGCGGGGAGGGGGCTTGTCGCTGATCCGACAAGCACGGCCCCTTGCAGCCGCTAAAGTCGGGCCATGAAGACCTTTCAAACCCTGTCCGAACTGGCGGCCTGTACCGGCCAGGAAGTCGCTGTCAGCGAGTGGCTCACCATCACGCAGCAGCAGGTCAACCTGTTTGCCGAGGCCACGGGCGACCACCAGTGGATCCACGTTGACCCCGAAAAGGCCGCGACCGGCCCCTTCGGCGGACCCATCGCACACGGTTTCCTGACGCTGTCGCTGCTGCCGCAGTTTTTTGAGTCATCGTTCGAGATCATTGGCTCGCGCATGGGCGTGAACTACGGCCTGAACAAGGTGCGTTTCACGGCTCCCGTGCCCGTGGGCAGCCGCCTGCGTGCCCGCATGAAGCTGCTGGCGGCCGAGCCGATCGACAACGCCGGCATGCAGATGACCTGGGAGGTAACGGTGGAGCGCGAAGGCTCGGCCAAGCCGGTGTGCGTGGCCGAATCACTGGTGCGGCGTTACCCCTGATCGGCGGCGGCTGGATGGTGTGACCCGGCGAAACCGTTCTGGCGCCAGGCCTCAAACACCGTCACCGCGACGGTGTTGGACAAATTGAGGCTGCGCTGGCCGGGCTGCATGGGCAC
Coding sequences:
- a CDS encoding NAD(P)H-dependent oxidoreductase codes for the protein MDTVLTNAHRADNASSQAANTDIYVIAAHPAWRESRVNRPLMEAAKTLPRVQVQDLYSSYPDYAIDVAREQAALEQARLVVLLHPIQWYSMPALQKLWLDDVLTYGWAYGQGGHALEGKDLWLVATTGGPETSYHPQGYNRYFFDAFLPPYEQSAILCGMRFLPPMVLHAAHRVSTEVVAQHLATFSQRLQSYPDWPELEELEQYPACAVPMKDRLPRDEASIEADPESKDAGTTTNVGATR
- a CDS encoding ParA family protein; the protein is MPVVVIANPKGGVGKSTLATNIAGYHASQGHAVMLGDADRQQSSRLWLGLRPPAARPVATWDLNADLIARPPRGTTHVVLDTPAGLNGWRFNDIVKLADKVIVPLQPSVFDIFATRAFLDQLAEHRHAGKMQVGVIGMRVDARTIAADKLRDFVEGLGLPVLGYLRDTQNYIHLAARGLSLFDVAPSRVDKDLEQWQGVCRWLDE
- a CDS encoding MaoC family dehydratase translates to MKTFQTLSELAACTGQEVAVSEWLTITQQQVNLFAEATGDHQWIHVDPEKAATGPFGGPIAHGFLTLSLLPQFFESSFEIIGSRMGVNYGLNKVRFTAPVPVGSRLRARMKLLAAEPIDNAGMQMTWEVTVEREGSAKPVCVAESLVRRYP